ATGTTTGGCAGGCCTGTGTTCTTTATGGGCACTGAGTATATAGTGGATCATCAGAGCAATTTATATCTTAGACCCaaatacattgtataatgttagTTTTACAGTTCCACCTTTGCCTCTATAGTATATTGTTGGTTCTGTGATCTATTTGATGCCATAATCTTGGTCAAAACAATCCTCTACTCATAGCACTTATCCTATGGAAAGAAgtgcttaggggctggggttgtgtctcaagTGATatcaagtgcttgcctagcacacatgaggcactgggttcgatcctcagcaccacactaaGATacagatattgtatccacctaaaatttaaaaacaaatattttttttaaaaaagtgcttaGCTAGTTAAGATCAACTTCCAGTtttcttgccaggcatggtggtatatgcctctaatctcagctactcagaaggctgaggcagaaggatcaccaaattcaaggccagcctaggaaatTCATCTTTTGtcccaaagggctggggatatagccaagtggtagaatgcttgactAACATTCATAAATGTtaaatcaatccccagtatcaataataatttctttcttttttttttggggggggggtcatgctggggattgaacccaggatgcgcctcatgcattcgaggcaagcattctaccaaatgagctatatccccagccctccaatttTTTTTGAGAACATAGGGGTAAGAAGTGGGGCTGGAATGGACTGCCTACACAATTTGCTTCTTGAAATTTCAAGTATGCAGGCTTCTGTAGGTGCAAGTTAACGGAACAGCCATATTACTTTCTACAGTTTTGGAAGCATTTTCAATCCTTGTACCAGCTTGAGACCCCAAAATAAGCACTTCAATCTACAACTACACTGCTTCAAACACGAGTGCTAGAATTAGCAGCAGGTCTCCTGAGCACAAGTCTTCTCTTGGTTTTTCCTAAAGAATCTACAGAGGGGGCTGAGGTTATagaactcagtagtagagttcaatccccagcaccaccaccacaaaaaaaaaaaaaaaaaaagaaaaagaaaaaggaaaagcagaggGTGCACAGAGAATATTCACTGATGTTGTTCAGTGATGGAGTACTGGTctaatcccagtaccacaaacaaagaAAACCTTTCCCAAAATAGCCTTGTCTTTGGCCCTCATTGAGGTCAGGCTGCCAACTCTCAAAGATGACAGTGTCAAAAGTCAGAGCAGAAAAAAAGACTGTTGGCTAACCATGAGAAATACACCTAAATGAGAGGACCAGTAAGCTAAGAAGGACTAGTAACATCTAGTGAAGAAATCATCAAAGAAAATAAGGAATAGTCAATTCAAATTCCACCAGTGCAAAAATATCTACTCACAGCAAAAGTTCCAAAGATgtcccaatttaaaaatgatttgtatGCAAAATCAGATAGAGGCTGGGTGCACACCtgttaatcccagcaactccaaaggctgagacaggaggattcaaaGATTgcttcagcaactgagtgagaccctaagcaacttagtgagaccttgtctaaaataaataatatatataaataaaaaaatttatatataagtaaaatatatttatatataaataaaaggctgggggtatagctcagtagtagagagcgagttcaatccccagtaccactaaaaaaaaaaaagcagaggggGCACAGAGAATATTCAAAAGCAGACATAATATTACtatacttggggctggggatgtggctcaagcagtagcgcactcacctggcatgcatgcggcctgggttcgatcctcagcaccacatacaaacaaagatgttgtgtccgccaaaaaataaaaaataaatattaaaattctctctctctaaaaaaaaaaaaaaaaaattactacacTTTTACAACCCTAAGATTTTTAGAGAGTACTTTCAAATCTAGTTCTTGGTCAAGAAAAGGtggctctgggctggggttgtagcacagtggtggagtgcttgcctagcatgtgtgaagcactagattcgattctcagtgccacataaaaaatattgggtccatctacaactaaaactattaaaaaaaaataagataaggGGGCTCTAGCTTTACCATCCACACCAAATATTTAGGTAGAGAGATGCCACATTCTCCACAGATGCAGCTCCATCAGGCTGCTCCTCTTCCACGGCAAATCTATCCAGTGATAACTGCAGATACACAGTGAGCCAGCAGGAGATATCATACCAATGTTCATCAGTCAGAAAAGGGTGCGATCTTGCCTCCAGGACTTCAATGGAATTGTGCCTTGTCAATGAGGGGTAGCCCAAGGCCCTTCCCAGAAAAAGAAGCAGGCACAAGGGCCAGGACTCAAGCTCCATTTTGACCCAACGTTTATTGTCCTTTTACAACATGTCaatttttggtttaaaaactgCTTGTGATTAGTTTTCCAACAATAACTCAAaagcatgtaaaataaaatcaatctacTCTCTATAAACACCCAGCAACTGTGGCCCCTCACCCACCTACCCAGGTTGGCTACGGGAAGGGAGGGCTCGGGCAGCATTGAGTGACGTGCAGATGCTTTACTGTAGGAGTCAGTGGTAATGCCTTGGTTCACACCCCACACAGGTCCCCTGTACTGCCCCAAACTACAAGAGAAATGGCGTAGGCCCAAAGGCCCAATTCTCCGTTGGTAATTCACTCTCCACCTCCcaaaagaaaatcacttttattttatcacttttgttttgtattttttgcaACAAAAAACCCCCTGTCCAGAGTCTGACTGGTAGCTCAACTGTTCAGACTGAGAAATGGAGCAGGCCCTGGGCGCACCCCTGGTCCCTCCTGGGCAagcgcccccacccccagggaaCAAGGTCCAACCAGGCCAGCTCGACACATGCTGGCCACTATCACTTAGCCGTACAGGTCATCATCATTATCTTCCGTGTACACACTGCCACCTGTGCCACCTCCACTGCCCTGACTAGGGCCAGCTCCACCCTGGTTCCCTGAAGGGAATCTGTATagtaagagaaaagacaaaaaaaaaaaaaaaaaaaaaaagagggtaagGATAGGACCTATGTAGGCTTTTCACTCTACATTCTTTAGGACTCTCGCCATCTTCTTTATACAGGTCCCCAAAGCAACTTAAGAACTGCCCACGGCCCCCAACCATTACCTGAAACTGCCAAAACCTCGACTCTGCTGAAGGGTTTGAGCAAACATTTCATACTTCCGAATGTCATTATCACTGACAGAACGACGGGCAAAGCGCATGGCTTCCTCAAAGTGATCTCTGCGGATCTCTGGCACTGGATCATCTTCTTCTACTTCCTATTAAAAAAATTGGTAAATACAGACCACCCTGGCTAGTTAAGACCCAGATTTGACTCTGTCCCTGGTCTCCCCACCCTTCTATTACTTCAGTAGCTTATTTGTCTCCTGGTCCTCAATCTAATCTGCCTGAGATACCAGACCAAACTTTCTAAAATTGAGTCACTGCTCTGCTCTAGGGAAGCCATTAGTCACATTACTTTTAAAACTCGTCCATGgattctggaaaaggaaaaagtgcAAAGATAGAAATCACATCAGTGTTTGTCAGGGTCTAATAAAGGGAGAAGATGCTGACTAAATGGTCTGAGGAAACTTTAACAGTGATAGTAGTTAAAGAACTTAAATACACATCTGTCAAAAAGCATGGAAATTGTATCTAAAAAGGATGCAGTGCATATTACTGCATAAatattatacctcaataaatctacagttcaaaaagaaaatatcaattgCTCTCAGGGTTTACCACATTATTACTCCCTATGTAATGGCCTTGCTTCCAGTAACACCTGTGCTTAATTAAATAAACCTGGGTTTTCCCAATTCCTGCAACCCTACTACTAGAGCGAGTTAATTGGGTAGTTTATCCCCTTATCCAAATTCTCTCAAACCCTATCTCTTCCACTGAGAGGCCACCCCCATTGCTCTAGCTTACAAGTCTGCTTCCAAGCATTAATACATCATTACTTTATAAGATTTCATTGAAGAAAGGAGAGATGTCACAGATATCTTcccaaaaggtaaaaaaaaaaaaaagccacttacTCATTTATTAAGTCACAAACATGGAACCATGATAAAGTGAGAAACAAGTCATCTTTATAGAGcttacacacaaaaatattttggtAGGTCCATGTCCTCTTTCCCCACTACCAGGGATAGAGCTATAGTTAAGTTCGAAATCTTGTTCCATTTGTTTGCTGCACAGTTATACTTTGATTTTCttcaagaaggaaggaaatactaTGGTTTACCTCAGCATTCTCTCTTTAATGCcctgactcaatttttttttcaggcagaTAACCTTTCAAATATCTTGTATTCTCAACTCCAGGGCCCAGGGCACAGCGGAGACTGTTCCTGGCTTCCCAGACTGGCACCACTGATGCAGACTCACCATGGCAGATGGGTTTGTCTGCCTCTCCCGTTCTCGCCTAATCTCACTCTCAATGGATTCACGAATGGCCAGCTTACAAGCACGTTGGCAAATCTCTGTCAGGTCTGCTCCAGAGAAGCCATTAGTCATCTTTGCCAGGAACTCCAAATCCACATCCTGAAAGCAGCAGCACAGCTACTTTAGAATTTAGTCTTTCATCTCTTGGGATATACTGATCTTCAGGCTCCCTAAGCACTTCCAACTTCAGTGTGCCCCATCTTCTGCctcacccattttttaaaaattatttggtactggggattgaccatagatactttaccactgagctacatcaccagtcctttacttaaaacaaaaacaaacaaaaaaaaaggggcaagccagggattgaacccaggaacacttaggaatacttaatcactgagccacatccccagcccttttttatttttttcttttgagaaaaggtatcactaagttgctggagctggcctcaaatttgcaattcctcctccctcagcctccagagttcctGGGATTAAAGGAGTAAGCCACTACTATATCCAGCTCCTATTAGACCAGTCCTAACCCCAGAAATCGCCAATGGAACCCTGTCCAGAAACCAAAAAGCACTCCACACCAGCTTCACAAGGCCCTATGTCCCACAACCTTGCCTTGGCAACTGGGGACTTGCGCAGATTGGCCTTGAGGATGGCAACACGGGACTTCTCATCAGGCAGTGGGATGTAAATAAGCTGATCAAGGCGGCCAGGTCTTAGGATGGCAGGATCAATAATGTCAGGCCGATTGGTAGCGCCAATGatgaaaacattcttttttgtGGACATGCCATCCATTTCTGTCAGGATCTGGTTAATTACTCGGTCAGCAGCCCCACCACCATCTCCAATGTTACCACCACGAGCTTTGGCAATTGAATCCAGCTCATCAAAAAACAGCACACAAGGAGCAGCTTGGCGTGCCTGTGTAAGGAACAAAAACTTAGCATTAACACAACTGAGTCTCTCAGAcctaagaaggaaaaaagtaattttcaaTGTCCCAGATGAGGTGACAATagtaagatgattttttaaaaatatttatttttttagttatagttggacacaatacctttctacccatctatatatttatttatatgtggtgctgagaatcgaacccagggcctcacacgcacTAGGCGTatgccacaatcccagcccagtaaGACTATTTTGACTCTCCCAAACAATCAGTTTCTATCCTACCTTGCCCCCAACCAAGTGAACAGATAGCCCAGCCTCTTATACCTTACCTTGTCAAAGATTTCCCTGACATTGGCCTCAGATTCTCCAAACCACATGGTGAGCAGTTCAGGACCCTTGATGGAGATGAAGTTGGCCTGGCATTCATTAGCAATAGCTTTAGCCAGCAAGGTTTTCCCACAGCCTGGAGGTCCATAGAATAGAACTCCCTTGGATGGTGTCATACcaaacttaagaaatttgtctgGGTGTTCTACAGGATACTAGAAGGCAAAGGAAAGAAGATTCGAGGCTACCTCCATTTTTCCCCACAGGGCCAAGGACCGAATTCAGGGcattgtgcatgccaggcaagcaatcCCCAATCCCATATCTTcatattttgaaagaaacatAACCAAATAGAATCAATCCCTCCACCACTTTATGGTGCATTCTATGGGCTAAGAACCTGGCTACCTAGGAGCAGGTTTCTGAGTTGTGGTGTCACAACTCTAGCAGAGAATGTGCTGACACCCTGAGACCACTCAGGTCAATTACAACATACTGTGTCAGGGACTCTCCTAGACCAAGTTACCCTACCTGGACTAGCTCCTGAAGCTCACGTTTGACATCCTCCAGGCCCCCAATGTCTTCCCAGGTTACCTGTGGCACTTCTACCACAGTTTCCCGCAGTGCTGATGGGTTGCTCTGACTCAAGGcccactaaaaaggaaaaaataaaaagggggatgAGACTTCCCACGGGAGagaaagtgtatgtgtgtgtgtatctcaggTGGGGGTATAGTCCTTACCCGGAAATCATCCATAGTCACTGCCAGGGAGTTCATGACTTCAGCATCAATGGTCTCATCCTCTAAGTCAATTAGATCCATCTTCTTGCGGATGGCCTGCAGGGCAGCCTCTGAGCACAGAGCTGCTAAGTCAGCACCCACATGTCCATGAGTCTCATTGGCTACCTGCAGAAAGATATCTACTGATATTCTGTCTCTAAGACCCAGCTGCCTTAGGAAACTTGAGGGATAAAAGAATCATGATCTCTTCCATTTGCTTGAACACATACACTAGCAGACCCCCCACCAGTTGAGGTTTCAGTACTCAAGCCTGAATTTGGGCAGTGGAAATAAAGTTACCCCAACAATTCTGCTTTACTCTACTGCATTATCACTAAAACACATCACTTTTTTCCTGGTTTCAGTTTCAGAtcattttctttcccctccctagGAATCTAAACCAATCTCCTCCCATCTTAAGTTCATCTCTAATCAGTTCCTTGCAACTTCTTAGAAACAAAGATATCCTAATTCCTGGTCAGCCCTCATCAAGACTCTACCTGTTCCAGGTCCACGTCATCTGCCAGCTTCATGTTCTTGGTATGGATCTGAAGAATTTCCAAACGTCCTGTAGCATCAGGGATTCCAATATCTACTTCCCTGTCAAAGCGACCTGTGGGACAGTGCAGGGATCATTTCTGGGTCCAGAGGGAAGAAGGAACAGGCCTAAGGCAATCATCCACCTCATCCTCAGGCTTTCCTAGCATTAGCACTGAAGGTTTCATGACCTGGGAAACCTGGTTTGTCAGTATCAGACAAACAGGATGGTTGGTCATTTTAGATAAAaatagggaaaggaaaagaatccCTGGGGCTCTATCATTGCAAAGAGCTTTAAGAAATCCTCAGGATTTGTTAGCTTAGATAAGGACAGAGGTGGGATCATGGAGATTACACCCAGTAGAACTATAATCTCCCTATGAGCAAGGGTAGGGTTGAAAGAAATCTGGGGTCCTTACCAAATCGCCGTAGGGCTGGATCAATGCTATTGGGTCTGTTGGTTGCTGCCATAACTATTACATGTGCTCTCTGCTTTAGCCCATCCATAAGGGTCAATAACTGTGATACGATACGCCGCTCCACCTCCCCATGAGTCTGTCAAGACAAGATTATCTGGTAAGAAGCGAAATCAGGACCTTCCAACCACCCACCATCCTTCAGGTAAGCTCCTACTTTCTCTCTTTTGGGAGCAATGGCATCTAGCTCATCGATGAATATGATAGCAGGAGCATTCTTTTCAGCCTCCTCAAAGGCTTTACGAAGGTTGCTCTCAGACTCACCAGCCAACTTGCTCATAATCTCAGGACCTGAAAggattcagaaagaaaattttaacaaaactatACTAAATGAGAAATCAGTTCTCATTTTCCCAGCCTATAGAAACATCACGGGTAAGAAAGTGGTAACCTCTACAGCCAATATCCCAAGACAATCGGGCAGGCTGGAGAGAAGCCAAAGGACTCAGTACACTTTCCTCACAGAAGAGCCAAAAGTGTGAAGATGACAGCAGATGCTCTGGGACCACTGGTCAAAAGGAGGCAGTATACCAGTTGGACCTCTACCAGCTAAATACCATTCTCAGAGAGCCAAGTGATCTCAGCCCATCTTCCCCAAACCCTCTCAAATAATTGTGTtccttttgatttctcatttcagTTTGCTCCTCCTAAATGTCTTTAGTCTGTTTACAATCTTTCTCAAGGGGGAAAAGGATAAGGAGCAACAATATCTTCAACTTGTAGTTTATCTATCCAGTAATACACCCTACCAGAAGATGCCAAAGTATGTACAACTGCATGGATGCAAATGGACACTTGTCCATGAACTCCTCAGCTCAAAGTTGGGTCTAGCCAGAGTCAAGATAAACCAAGACTTTTACCATTGATCAGGAAGAAAAAAGCTCCAGTCTCATTTGCCACAGCTCGGGCAATCAAGGTCTTCCCAGTTCCAGGAGGTCCATAGAGGAGAATTCCCCGAGGAGGCTAAGAACCAATACAGAGTGTGATTAGGTTCAGACTTTCATCTTCTCCCAACACTATCCATCTTAAAATGGCTCAACTAGGGCTCTAGAGAGGGTGAGAATCAAGGTTTAACCCCAACACCAATAAGAATAAGCCCTCGaggaggctgggtgtggtggtgcatgcctgtaatcacagtggcttaggaggctgaggtatgaggattgccaagttcaaatccagcctcagctacttagtgagtccctaagcaacaaaccaagaccctgtctcaaaataaaaaacaagggctggagatgtggctcaagtggtagcgcgctcgcctggcatgcgtgcagcctgggttcgatcctcagcaccacatacaaacaaagatgttgtatccgccgaaaactaaaacaaaaataaatattaaaaattctctctctttaaaaataaataaaaaaaaaataacaaaaaaggggctagggatatagggaagctggcagagtgcttgtcttgcatgcacaaggctatggttcaatttccagcaccacaaaaaaaagggctggggatgtggctcagtggttaagtgtcacCCCTGaggagttcaatctctggtacctcccaaaaataaacctttcatgGATATGGATGCAGCTCAGTaatagaatgcttgcttagcacatgtaagaccctgggttcaatccctagtattgcccaaaaaaaagaaagtaaatgacAATAAATGCTGCTTAGGCAATTTACTTCAGGCCATACTCAGTCCTGCCAACACCAGAGAAAATATTGCTAAAAAGATGGCAACATTTATGAATGCAATTTCCACAGGAGACTAATAGCACAAAATCACCCTAAGAGACTCTATTATAAGGGAGTTTAAAGATCCTGGGACTAGAATAAATTCAATCTTAAAAGACAAAATGCCAAGGACCAGctaaaccatttaaaaaaacatggtCTATATTCTTCATTGTCAAAAGTTCATTCACTCTATAATCACAGTTTTCCAGAATTTATTATGATATCGGAAATGCTTTTCCTTAGGGTTAACAACAGATATTCCTCTTTGAAACTATCTTTTCTGTGGCCCCACATACAGGCAGGATATTGAAACTGCTCACATAGAAGATGAAATTACTTGTAAAATGCTTACAAGGCAAAGTATTAATTTCATCTTCATTGTGTCCCACGATACAGAAAAGGTCAGAAAGCTACACTCTTTAGATGGGTAGTACTGGACCACTAGCACTCTGCAAATTTCCTTAAAGTCTGCTTCTATTAAATGACAAAGTTCTTGAAAGAAGGGCAAATTATGGTGAGAATTGTTTTTGCAGGCTCCATGAGGTTAAGAActgcttttatgtttttaaagatacACATATATGCCCAGTATAAAAGATTTGTGAGCCAcgcgcggtggcacacgcctgtaatcccagtgactcagggggctgaggcaggagattgagagttcaaagc
This portion of the Ictidomys tridecemlineatus isolate mIctTri1 chromosome 4, mIctTri1.hap1, whole genome shotgun sequence genome encodes:
- the Vcp gene encoding transitional endoplasmic reticulum ATPase, which encodes MASGADSKGDDLSTAILKQKNRPNRLIVDEAINEDNSVVSLSQPKMDELQLFRGDTVLLKGKKRREAVCIVLSDDTCSDEKIRMNRVVRNNLRVRLGDVISIQPCPDVKYGKRIHVLPIDDTVEGITGNLFEVYLKPYFLEAYRPIRKGDIFLVRGGMRAVEFKVVETDPSPYCIVAPDTVIHCEGEPIKREDEEESLNEVGYDDIGGCRKQLAQIKEMVELPLRHPALFKAIGVKPPRGILLYGPPGTGKTLIARAVANETGAFFFLINGPEIMSKLAGESESNLRKAFEEAEKNAPAIIFIDELDAIAPKREKTHGEVERRIVSQLLTLMDGLKQRAHVIVMAATNRPNSIDPALRRFGRFDREVDIGIPDATGRLEILQIHTKNMKLADDVDLEQVANETHGHVGADLAALCSEAALQAIRKKMDLIDLEDETIDAEVMNSLAVTMDDFRWALSQSNPSALRETVVEVPQVTWEDIGGLEDVKRELQELVQYPVEHPDKFLKFGMTPSKGVLFYGPPGCGKTLLAKAIANECQANFISIKGPELLTMWFGESEANVREIFDKARQAAPCVLFFDELDSIAKARGGNIGDGGGAADRVINQILTEMDGMSTKKNVFIIGATNRPDIIDPAILRPGRLDQLIYIPLPDEKSRVAILKANLRKSPVAKDVDLEFLAKMTNGFSGADLTEICQRACKLAIRESIESEIRRERERQTNPSAMEVEEDDPVPEIRRDHFEEAMRFARRSVSDNDIRKYEMFAQTLQQSRGFGSFRFPSGNQGGAGPSQGSGGGTGGSVYTEDNDDDLYG